From a region of the Phaseolus vulgaris cultivar G19833 chromosome 6, P. vulgaris v2.0, whole genome shotgun sequence genome:
- the LOC137832279 gene encoding uncharacterized protein, translating to MGTLVGHVAPGAGFMLIGLWHLFSHIKLHALNPTSYTAPTWFPTSKFKYLELLLIMAASIASISMELFIGPNRHQPFDPDGTIPSNHLHNFEHSSISLTFLLYAAFALLLDRIPTPSKRPLTQLLGSIAFAQQLLLFHLHSADHNGPEGQYHLMLQLLIFLSFSTTLMGIPMPKSFLLSFVRSLTIFFQGLWLIVMGFMLWTPGLIPKGCFINDEDGHQVVRCNDHQSLHRAVSLVNILFSWFVVGVTVFGIAFYLGLVKLYGEKVRYFALGNEEEEDTDKENDDVESQKIVGKPMSFIPVGKNFSPLDIER from the coding sequence ATGGGCACTCTTGTGGGGCATGTAGCTCCTGGTGCAGGGTTCATGCTCATTGGTCTGTGGCACCTCTTCAGCCACATCAAGCTCCATGCTCTCAACCCCACTTCCTACACTGCTCCAACATGGTTCCCCACCTCCAAATTCAAGTACTTGGAGCTTCTCCTCATCATGGCAGCCTCCATAGCCTCCATCTCCATGGAACTCTTCATAGGCCCCAATCGCCACCAACCCTTCGACCCTGATGGAACCATCCCCTCCAACCACCTCCACAACTTCGAACACTCCTCCATCTCCCTCACCTTCCTCCTCTACGCCGCCTTCGCCCTCCTCCTCGACCGCATCCCCACCCCCTCCAAACGCCCCCTAACCCAACTCCTCGGCTCCATCGCCTTCGCTCAGCAGCTCCTCCTCTTCCACCTCCACTCCGCAGACCACAATGGACCCGAAGGACAGTACCACCTCATGCTACAACTCCTCATCTTCCTCTCTTTCTCAACAACCCTCATGGGAATCCCCATGCCCAAAAGCTTCCTACTTAGCTTCGTTCGTTCCCTTACCATATTCTTCCAGGGCTTGTGGCTCATCGTCATGGGCTTCATGCTATGGACTCCAGGGCTCATCCCCAAAGGCTGCTTCATCAACGATGAAGACGGCCACCAGGTTGTCAGATGCAACGACCACCAATCTCTCCACCGCGCCGTCTCCCTCGTCAACATTCTCTTCAGCTGGTTCGTCGTCGGAGTCACCGTTTTCGGCATCGCCTTCTACTTAGGTTTGGTTAAGTTGTACGGCGAAAAGGTGCGATACTTCGCATTGGGGaacgaggaagaagaagacacagACAAGGAAAATGACGACGTGGAGTCGCAAAAGATAGTTGGCAAACCCATGAGCTTTATTCCAGTTGGCAAAAACTTTTCGCCTCTTGACATAGAGAGGTAG
- the LOC137832277 gene encoding pentatricopeptide repeat-containing protein At5g19020, mitochondrial isoform X2 codes for MLVFISASLRLKTILRSLTFPLSTDLPSINPILRSTWLSISTSTSTKAPPKLQDPQHFIRIFCNARLHQNHYECELALVSALKCCSSSVQGRQLHSLTLKLGLHSNTFIQNSLINMYAKRGSIKDAQVLFEACPSLDPVSCNIMVNGYVKAGQLDIARKLFDVMPGKGCVSYTTMIMGLVQNVCFREALMVFKDMRSDGVVPNDLTLVNVIYACSHFGEILNCRMIHALAIKLVLEGLVLFSTNLMRAYCLCSGVREARRLFDKMPEVNVVSWNVMLNGYAKEGLVDMARELFERIPDKDVISWGTMIDGYLLMNCLHEALMMHRAMLRTGLAPNEIVVVNLVSACGRLNAIGDGWQLHGIVVKKGFDCYNFIQTTIIHFYAACGIMDLACLQFEVGVKDHLESWNALVSGFIKNGMMDPARKMFEEMPERDVFSWSTMISGYAQTDQSRMAIELFQKMVASGIKPNEVTMVSVFSAIATIGSLKEGRWAHEYMCIESIPLNDNLRAAIIDMYSKCGSINSALQFFNKNRDKTSSVSPWNAIICGLASHGHGSMCLEVFSDMQRAGLLEEAEEMLRSMPMKADIVIWGTLLAACRTHGNVHIGERAAEGLAGLAPSHGGGKVLLSNIYADAGRWEDVSLVRRVIQNQRMERMPGCSGVVR; via the exons ATGTTGGTGTTCATTTCTGCGAGTCTCAGACTCAAAACCATACTTCGATCTCTGACATTTCCTCTTTCAACTGATCTTCCATCGATAAACCCAATACTAAGATCAACATGGCTTTCCATTTCCACTTCCACTTCCACCAAAGCCCCTCCAAAGTTGCAGGATCCACAACACTTCATTCGCATTTTCTGCAATGCGAGGCTTCACCAGAACCACTACGAGTGCGAGCTTGCATTGGTTTCCGCACTCAAATGCTGTTCCTCCTCCGTTCAGGGCCGCCAACTCCATTCTCTGACATTGAAACTTGGACTCCACTCCAATACTTTCATTCAAAACAGCTTGATCAACATGTACGCAAAACGCGGTTCCATTAAAGATGCCCAAGTTCTGTTTGAGGCTTGTCCCTCGTTGGATCCTGTCTCCTGTAACATTATGGTTAATGGGTATGTCAAAGCTGGTCAATTGGACATTGCCCGCAAACTCTTTGACGTAATGCCTGGCAAAGGTTGTGTCTCCTACACCACCATGATAATGGGTCTTGTCCAAAATGTCTGCTTTCGAGAAGCTCTTATGGTTTTCAAGGACATGAGGTCCGATGGAGTGGTTCCTAATGATTTGACCCTGGTGAATGTGATATATGCTTGCTCACATTTTGGTGAAATTTTGAACTGTCGAATGATTCATGCGTTGGCTATTAAGTTGGTTCTTGAGGGGTTGGTTCTTTTTTCGACGAATTTGATGCGTGCGTACTGTCTTTGTTCGGGTGTAAGGGAAGCAAGAAGGTTGTTTGACAAGATGCCTGAAGTGAATGTGGTCTCGTGGAATGTAATGTTAAATGGGTATGCAAAGGAAGGTCTTGTTGACATGGCCAGGGAGTTGTTCGAGAGAATTCCTGATAAGGATGTGATTTCTTGGGGCACAATGATTGATGGTTATCTCCTAATGAATTGTTTGCATGAAGCTTTGATGATGCATCGTGCAATGCTACGAACTGGCCTTGCACCTAATGAAATCGTGGTTGTGAATTTGGTTTCAGCATGTGGTCGTCTGAATGCAATTGGTGATGGTTGGCAATTGCATGGAATAGTTGTCAAGAAAGGCTTTGACTGTTACAATTTTATACAGACAACCATCATCCATTTTTATGCAGCTTGTGGGATAATGGACCTTGCTTGTTTGCAATTTGAAGTGGGTGTAAAGGATCACCTAGAATCATGGAATGCTCTTGTTTCTGGATTCATAAAAAATGGAATGATGGACCCAGCAAGGAAAATGTTTGAGGAGATGCCTGAAAGAGATGTGTTTTCATGGAGTACCATGATTTCTGGCTACGCACAAACAGACCAGTCTAGAATGGCCATTGAACTCTTCCAAAAAATGGTAGCCAGTGGGATCAAACCAAACGAAGTTACCATGGTGAGTGTATTCTCTGCAATTGCCACCATAGGCTCGTTAAAGGAAGGAAGATGGGCCCACGAATACATGTGTATTGAATCTATTCCATTGAATGACAATTTACGTGCAGCTATAATTGATATGTATTCTAAATGTGGAAGCATCAACAGTGCCTTACAATTTTTCAATAAGAATCGAGACAAAACCTCTTCCGTGTCCCCCTGGAATGCAATCATATGTGGGTTAGCCTCACATGGACATGGAAGTATGTGCCTAGAGGTTTTCTCTGATATGCAGAG AGCTGGGCTATTAGAAGAGGCCGAGGAAATGTTAAGGAGCATGCCGATGAAGGCTGACATTGTGATATGGGGAACTTTATTAGCGGCATGTAGAACTCATGGAAATGTCCATATAGGAGAGAGGGCTGCAGAGGGTTTGGCAGGGTTGGCACCATCTCACGGTGGAGGTAAAGTTCTCCTATCAAACATTTATGCAGATGCAGGAAGGTGGGAGGATGTATCATTGGTTAGAAGAGTCATACAGAATCAGAGAATGGAGAGAATGCCTGGTTGTAGTGGCGTTGTTCGATAG
- the LOC137832277 gene encoding pentatricopeptide repeat-containing protein At5g19020, mitochondrial isoform X1, whose product MLVFISASLRLKTILRSLTFPLSTDLPSINPILRSTWLSISTSTSTKAPPKLQDPQHFIRIFCNARLHQNHYECELALVSALKCCSSSVQGRQLHSLTLKLGLHSNTFIQNSLINMYAKRGSIKDAQVLFEACPSLDPVSCNIMVNGYVKAGQLDIARKLFDVMPGKGCVSYTTMIMGLVQNVCFREALMVFKDMRSDGVVPNDLTLVNVIYACSHFGEILNCRMIHALAIKLVLEGLVLFSTNLMRAYCLCSGVREARRLFDKMPEVNVVSWNVMLNGYAKEGLVDMARELFERIPDKDVISWGTMIDGYLLMNCLHEALMMHRAMLRTGLAPNEIVVVNLVSACGRLNAIGDGWQLHGIVVKKGFDCYNFIQTTIIHFYAACGIMDLACLQFEVGVKDHLESWNALVSGFIKNGMMDPARKMFEEMPERDVFSWSTMISGYAQTDQSRMAIELFQKMVASGIKPNEVTMVSVFSAIATIGSLKEGRWAHEYMCIESIPLNDNLRAAIIDMYSKCGSINSALQFFNKNRDKTSSVSPWNAIICGLASHGHGSMCLEVFSDMQRYNIKPNAITFIGVLSACCHAGLVEPGRKLFKIMKSVYNVEPDIKHYGCLVDLLGRAGLLEEAEEMLRSMPMKADIVIWGTLLAACRTHGNVHIGERAAEGLAGLAPSHGGGKVLLSNIYADAGRWEDVSLVRRVIQNQRMERMPGCSGVVR is encoded by the coding sequence ATGTTGGTGTTCATTTCTGCGAGTCTCAGACTCAAAACCATACTTCGATCTCTGACATTTCCTCTTTCAACTGATCTTCCATCGATAAACCCAATACTAAGATCAACATGGCTTTCCATTTCCACTTCCACTTCCACCAAAGCCCCTCCAAAGTTGCAGGATCCACAACACTTCATTCGCATTTTCTGCAATGCGAGGCTTCACCAGAACCACTACGAGTGCGAGCTTGCATTGGTTTCCGCACTCAAATGCTGTTCCTCCTCCGTTCAGGGCCGCCAACTCCATTCTCTGACATTGAAACTTGGACTCCACTCCAATACTTTCATTCAAAACAGCTTGATCAACATGTACGCAAAACGCGGTTCCATTAAAGATGCCCAAGTTCTGTTTGAGGCTTGTCCCTCGTTGGATCCTGTCTCCTGTAACATTATGGTTAATGGGTATGTCAAAGCTGGTCAATTGGACATTGCCCGCAAACTCTTTGACGTAATGCCTGGCAAAGGTTGTGTCTCCTACACCACCATGATAATGGGTCTTGTCCAAAATGTCTGCTTTCGAGAAGCTCTTATGGTTTTCAAGGACATGAGGTCCGATGGAGTGGTTCCTAATGATTTGACCCTGGTGAATGTGATATATGCTTGCTCACATTTTGGTGAAATTTTGAACTGTCGAATGATTCATGCGTTGGCTATTAAGTTGGTTCTTGAGGGGTTGGTTCTTTTTTCGACGAATTTGATGCGTGCGTACTGTCTTTGTTCGGGTGTAAGGGAAGCAAGAAGGTTGTTTGACAAGATGCCTGAAGTGAATGTGGTCTCGTGGAATGTAATGTTAAATGGGTATGCAAAGGAAGGTCTTGTTGACATGGCCAGGGAGTTGTTCGAGAGAATTCCTGATAAGGATGTGATTTCTTGGGGCACAATGATTGATGGTTATCTCCTAATGAATTGTTTGCATGAAGCTTTGATGATGCATCGTGCAATGCTACGAACTGGCCTTGCACCTAATGAAATCGTGGTTGTGAATTTGGTTTCAGCATGTGGTCGTCTGAATGCAATTGGTGATGGTTGGCAATTGCATGGAATAGTTGTCAAGAAAGGCTTTGACTGTTACAATTTTATACAGACAACCATCATCCATTTTTATGCAGCTTGTGGGATAATGGACCTTGCTTGTTTGCAATTTGAAGTGGGTGTAAAGGATCACCTAGAATCATGGAATGCTCTTGTTTCTGGATTCATAAAAAATGGAATGATGGACCCAGCAAGGAAAATGTTTGAGGAGATGCCTGAAAGAGATGTGTTTTCATGGAGTACCATGATTTCTGGCTACGCACAAACAGACCAGTCTAGAATGGCCATTGAACTCTTCCAAAAAATGGTAGCCAGTGGGATCAAACCAAACGAAGTTACCATGGTGAGTGTATTCTCTGCAATTGCCACCATAGGCTCGTTAAAGGAAGGAAGATGGGCCCACGAATACATGTGTATTGAATCTATTCCATTGAATGACAATTTACGTGCAGCTATAATTGATATGTATTCTAAATGTGGAAGCATCAACAGTGCCTTACAATTTTTCAATAAGAATCGAGACAAAACCTCTTCCGTGTCCCCCTGGAATGCAATCATATGTGGGTTAGCCTCACATGGACATGGAAGTATGTGCCTAGAGGTTTTCTCTGATATGCAGAGGTATAATATTAAACCCAATGCAATTACATTTATAGGAGTCCTTAGTGCTTGTTGCCATGCCGGGCTGGTGGAGCCTGGGCGAAAACTATTTAAAATCATGAAGAGTGTATATAATGTGGAACCAGATATCAAGCATTATGGTTGTCTGGTTGATCTTTTGGGCAGAGCTGGGCTATTAGAAGAGGCCGAGGAAATGTTAAGGAGCATGCCGATGAAGGCTGACATTGTGATATGGGGAACTTTATTAGCGGCATGTAGAACTCATGGAAATGTCCATATAGGAGAGAGGGCTGCAGAGGGTTTGGCAGGGTTGGCACCATCTCACGGTGGAGGTAAAGTTCTCCTATCAAACATTTATGCAGATGCAGGAAGGTGGGAGGATGTATCATTGGTTAGAAGAGTCATACAGAATCAGAGAATGGAGAGAATGCCTGGTTGTAGTGGCGTTGTTCGATAG